The following coding sequences are from one Salvia hispanica cultivar TCC Black 2014 chromosome 3, UniMelb_Shisp_WGS_1.0, whole genome shotgun sequence window:
- the LOC125212300 gene encoding poly [ADP-ribose] polymerase tankyrase-1-like isoform X1, with protein MTCISHLRAWFLIILIKTEEEEKLSRFLVDLVKELVVIRLNAMGSTSEIGAAIIEAAAYGHLNQLKAIRKKVDDEWEFRKICDEYSDFSTGRNVLHHAAEIGHFEICKFLINNVKVYTDALTYKRVTPLAEAAKRGHVKIVELLIKHGADISLPNIAGVSPLHHALLKDNMELVDMLLVGGALVEVDSSHGTPLQIAISRGNVEAVRVLLFLSADPNFYLEVLDTPLVCAVKSRSSRAFECLNMLLEVGADPNLYCGGSSPLTSAAKEGDTKFLKRLLEAGSDPNSLDIFKPIEEAAIVHNRAAVEILFPVTERIAHYPNWTVDGIIEYIDSEDFRTMSVEKLTMGLTELKLGGMHDASNKEYEQAMMKYKMASHLDPSNPTLISKRSLWEAHLGLGNYAVIDALKWFRLKPDLTDPIHLNNAAAANEIFKKFLLAGLAFSLDPHDNEACFALGFTMFDCFALLCQMSSPHEIMDLYCFPNFRS; from the exons ATGACCTGCATATCACACTTGCGTGCGTGGTTCTTGATCATATTAATCAAAacagaggaagaagagaaattATCACGATTTTTGGTGGATTTGGTTAAAGAATTAGTAGTAATCAGGTTGAACGCCATGGGTTCTACTTCTGAAATTG GTGCAGCGATTATTGAGGCTGCTGCTTATGGACACCTTAACCAACTTAAGG CAATCAGAAAAAAGGTTGATGATGAGTGGGAGTTCCGAAAAATATGCGATGAATATAGTGACTTCTCCACTGGCCGGAATGTCTTGCATCACGCCGCTGAAATTGGTCATTTTGAGATTTGCAAATTCTTGATTAACAACGTCAAAGTTTATACAGATGCCTTGACTTACAAGA GGGTTACTCCTCTGGCAGAAGCTGCCAAAAGGGGACATGTCAAAATTGTGGAGCTTCTCATCAAACATGGTGCTGATATTAGTCTTCCAAATATTGCGGGAGTTTCTCCGTTGCACCATGCACTTCTAAAAG ATAATATGGAGCTTGTGGACATGTTGCTGGTGGGAGGTGCTTTAGTAGAAGTAGATTCTTCACATGGAACACCTTTACAAATTGCTATTTCTCGTGGAAATGTTGAGGCTGTCCGGGTTCTCTTGTTTCTTAGCGCGGAT CCCAATTTTTATCTTGAAGTTTTGGACACCCCTCTTGTATGTGCAGTCAAGTCTCGCTCATCTCGCGCATTTGAATGCCTGAATATGCTGCTTGAG GTTGGTGCGGACCCAAATTTGTATTGCGGTGGGTCAAGTCCTTTAACATCTGCTGCAAAAGAAGGCGACACAAAATTTCTCAAGCGTTTACTTGAAGCTGGATCAGATCCAAATTCCTTA GATATCTTTAAACCTATTGAGGAAGCTGCTATTGTGCATAATCGTGCAGCTGTGGAGATTTTGTTTCCAGTGACTGAACGAATTGCACATTATCCAAACTGGACTGTCGATGGCATAATCGAGTACATTGATTCAGAAGACTTTAGAACAATG AGTGTGGAGAAACTGACAATGGGGTTGACTGAACTAAAGCTCGGAGGCATGCATGACGCGAGCAACAAGGAATACGAGCAGGCAatgatgaaatataaaatg GCTAGTCATCTTGATCCATCTAACCCCACATTGATATCAAAGCGAAGCTTGTGGGAAGCGCACTTGGGTTTAGGCAATTATGCAGTTATAGATGCTCTGAAATGGTTTAGACTCAAGCCAGACCTCACCGACCCCATTCATCTAAACAATGCTGCTGCAGCGAATGAGATATTCAAG AAATTCCTCTTGGCAGGCCT
- the LOC125212300 gene encoding poly [ADP-ribose] polymerase tankyrase-1-like isoform X2 has protein sequence MTCISHLRAWFLIILIKTEEEEKLSRFLVDLVKELVVIRLNAMGSTSEIAIIEAAAYGHLNQLKAIRKKVDDEWEFRKICDEYSDFSTGRNVLHHAAEIGHFEICKFLINNVKVYTDALTYKRVTPLAEAAKRGHVKIVELLIKHGADISLPNIAGVSPLHHALLKDNMELVDMLLVGGALVEVDSSHGTPLQIAISRGNVEAVRVLLFLSADPNFYLEVLDTPLVCAVKSRSSRAFECLNMLLEVGADPNLYCGGSSPLTSAAKEGDTKFLKRLLEAGSDPNSLDIFKPIEEAAIVHNRAAVEILFPVTERIAHYPNWTVDGIIEYIDSEDFRTMSVEKLTMGLTELKLGGMHDASNKEYEQAMMKYKMASHLDPSNPTLISKRSLWEAHLGLGNYAVIDALKWFRLKPDLTDPIHLNNAAAANEIFKKFLLAGLAFSLDPHDNEACFALGFTMFDCFALLCQMSSPHEIMDLYCFPNFRS, from the exons ATGACCTGCATATCACACTTGCGTGCGTGGTTCTTGATCATATTAATCAAAacagaggaagaagagaaattATCACGATTTTTGGTGGATTTGGTTAAAGAATTAGTAGTAATCAGGTTGAACGCCATGGGTTCTACTTCTGAAATTG CGATTATTGAGGCTGCTGCTTATGGACACCTTAACCAACTTAAGG CAATCAGAAAAAAGGTTGATGATGAGTGGGAGTTCCGAAAAATATGCGATGAATATAGTGACTTCTCCACTGGCCGGAATGTCTTGCATCACGCCGCTGAAATTGGTCATTTTGAGATTTGCAAATTCTTGATTAACAACGTCAAAGTTTATACAGATGCCTTGACTTACAAGA GGGTTACTCCTCTGGCAGAAGCTGCCAAAAGGGGACATGTCAAAATTGTGGAGCTTCTCATCAAACATGGTGCTGATATTAGTCTTCCAAATATTGCGGGAGTTTCTCCGTTGCACCATGCACTTCTAAAAG ATAATATGGAGCTTGTGGACATGTTGCTGGTGGGAGGTGCTTTAGTAGAAGTAGATTCTTCACATGGAACACCTTTACAAATTGCTATTTCTCGTGGAAATGTTGAGGCTGTCCGGGTTCTCTTGTTTCTTAGCGCGGAT CCCAATTTTTATCTTGAAGTTTTGGACACCCCTCTTGTATGTGCAGTCAAGTCTCGCTCATCTCGCGCATTTGAATGCCTGAATATGCTGCTTGAG GTTGGTGCGGACCCAAATTTGTATTGCGGTGGGTCAAGTCCTTTAACATCTGCTGCAAAAGAAGGCGACACAAAATTTCTCAAGCGTTTACTTGAAGCTGGATCAGATCCAAATTCCTTA GATATCTTTAAACCTATTGAGGAAGCTGCTATTGTGCATAATCGTGCAGCTGTGGAGATTTTGTTTCCAGTGACTGAACGAATTGCACATTATCCAAACTGGACTGTCGATGGCATAATCGAGTACATTGATTCAGAAGACTTTAGAACAATG AGTGTGGAGAAACTGACAATGGGGTTGACTGAACTAAAGCTCGGAGGCATGCATGACGCGAGCAACAAGGAATACGAGCAGGCAatgatgaaatataaaatg GCTAGTCATCTTGATCCATCTAACCCCACATTGATATCAAAGCGAAGCTTGTGGGAAGCGCACTTGGGTTTAGGCAATTATGCAGTTATAGATGCTCTGAAATGGTTTAGACTCAAGCCAGACCTCACCGACCCCATTCATCTAAACAATGCTGCTGCAGCGAATGAGATATTCAAG AAATTCCTCTTGGCAGGCCT